One Cricetulus griseus strain 17A/GY chromosome 5, alternate assembly CriGri-PICRH-1.0, whole genome shotgun sequence genomic window carries:
- the Ivns1abp gene encoding influenza virus NS1A-binding protein isoform X3, whose translation MVQTLYYSADHKLLDGNPLDGQAEVFGSDDDHIQFVQKKPPRENGHKQISGSSTGCLSSPNASMQSPKHEWKIVASEKTSNNTYLCLAVLDGTFCVIFLHGRNSPQSSPTSTPKLSKSLSFEMQPDELLEKPMSPMQYARSGLGTAEMNGKLIAAGGYNREECLRTVECYDPRTDHWSFLAPMRTPRARFQMAVLMGQLYVVGGSNGHSDDLSCGEMYDPSIDDWTPVPELRTNRCNAGVCALDGKLYIVGGSDPYGQKGLKNCDVFDPVTKSWTSCAPLNIRRHQSAVCELGGYLYIIGGAESWNCLNTVERYNPENNTWTLIAPMNVARRGAGVAVLDGKLFVGGGFDGSHAISCVEMYDPTRNEWKMMGNMTSPRSNAGITTVGNTIYAVGGFDGNEFLNTVEVYNLESNEWSPYTKIFQF comes from the exons GAGAATGGCCATAAGCAGATAAGTGGCAGTTCCACTGGATGTCTCTCTTCTCCAAATGCTTCAATGCAAAGTCCTAAGCATGAGTGGAAAATCGTTGCTTCAGAAAAGACTTCAA ATAACACTTACTTATGCCTGGCTGTGCTGGATGGTACATTTTGTGTCATTTTCCTCCATGGGCGGAACAGTCCACAGAGCTCGCCAACAAGTACTCCAAAACTGAGCAAGAGTTTAAGCTTTGAGATGCAGCCAGATGAGCTCCTAGAAAAGCCCATGTCTCCCATGCAGTATGCACGGTCTGGGCTAGGGACAGCAGAGATGAATGGCAAACTCATAGCTGCAG GTGGTTATAACAGAGAGGAATGTCTTCGAACAGTTGAATGCTATGATCCACGTACAGATCATTGGTCCTTCCTTGCTCCCATGAGAACACCAAGAGCTCGCTTTCAAATGGCTGTGTTAATG GGACAGCTCTATGTGGTGGGTGGATCAAATGGACACTCAGATGACCTGAGTTGTGGAGAAATGTATGATCCAAGCATTGATGACTGGACCCCTGTTCCAGAGTTGAGAACTAACCGTTGTAATGCAG GAGTGTGTGCTCTGGATGGGAAATTGTACATTGTTGGTGGCTCCGATCCATATGGGCAAAAAGGCCTGAAAAATTGTGATGTATTTGATCCTGTAACAAAGTCATGGACAAGCTGTGCTCCTCTTAACATTC GTAGACACCAGTCTGCAGTTTGTGAACTTGGTGGTTATTTGTATATAATTGGAGGTGCAGAATCTTGGAATTGTCTGAACACAGTAGAACGATACAATCCTGAAAATAACACCTGGACTTTAATTGCACCCATGAATGTGGCTAGGCGAGGAGCTGGAGTTGCTGTTCTTGATG gaAAACTGTTTGTAGGTGGTGGCTTTGACGGCTCTCATGCCATCAGTTGTGTGGAGATGTATGATCCAACTAGAAATGAATGGAAGATGATGGGAAACATGACTTCACCAAGAagcaatgctgggattacaactgtAGGGAACACCATTTATGCAGTGGGAGGATTTGATGGCAATGAATTTCTGAATACGGTGGAAGTCTATAACCTTGAGTCAAATGAGTGGAGCCCTTACACGAAGATTTTCCAGTTTTAA